In Verrucomicrobiota bacterium, the sequence GAGGGCGACTTCACAGTCCTCCACGAGCACCACGACACCGTGGCGCAGCTCCGTCACGACATCGGCGAGTACGTGGTCAAAGGCCACAAAGAGTACTTGAGCATTCTCGGCGGAGTCGCTACGGTACGGGGTGACGAAGTTGAGGTCCTCTCGCCCATCTGCGAGTTGGGCAGGGACCTCGACCAGCAGCGCGCCGAGACGGCGCGGCAACGCGCCGAAGAGCGGCTGGCCGATCAGCAAGAGGGGATCGACATCGCCCGCGCTGAGGCCGCGCTCGGCCGGGCGCTGCTCCGGCTGGAAGTAGTGAAGCTGTTGCGACGCAAGTAGGTGGTCGATGCCCGCAAGGCGCCCACGACGAGACCGGGACCGCCAGTCCCGGCTCTTCGACGATGAATCCGCCCAGGCCGATCCCTCCGAGGACCCCGAGGCGGCGCGCATCATCAAGGAGTTCCAGCGCCGAGAGCAGCCCGACGTCGTCGACGCCGAGATCGAGGACGAGGTGCCCGCTGCCGAAAAGGACCCCGAGGCGCGCGCAGACGAGGCGCGTGAGACAGCCCAACCCGCAGAGCGCGCAGACGAGCTCTCCGAGGAACAGCCGCCGGGCGATGAGGCTGAAGCCAAAAACGACGCCGAGAGACTCGCGCCCGACGAGACGCCCGAGGCGATCGGTCCGGCGCCGGAACAGACCACCGAGCAGCGCGCCGACGCCAAGCGCTACCATGCCGTCCACCATCGGTTGTTCCTCGCCATGGTCGGCGCCACGGTCGCCGCACTGGCGCTGTTCCTGTTCCTCGGACTCTCGACGAGGCTCCAGTTCTTCATCGCCGACCGGATGACGGCCAACCCGTTCGCCGAGTCGGCGTTCTACGGCATCATCGTCACCGTGCTCTACTACTTCATCATCCTCATCCCGCTCCACTACCTCGACTTCCGCTCCGAGGAACACTTCGGGCTGACGCGGCAGACGCCGGCAGGCTGGTTCTACGACCAGTTCAAGATGATGGGCATCCACATGGTGGTGCTCGTCGCGTTCCTCGTACTCGTCTATGGGTTGCTCCGGGCGACACCGGTGTACTGGTGGCTGTGGGCTGCGGGGGCTTGGACGCTGTTCGTCGTCGTGGCGACCCAGCTCACACCCGTGCTGTTCATCCCGATCTTCTACAGAAAGGAGCCGCTTCACGACGAGGATCTGGCCGAGCGGCTGCGTCACCTCGTCGAACGGGTGCAGATGAGCGTCGTCGCGGTCGAGAAGCTTGGCCTCGGCGCGAAGACCGTGAAAGCAAACGCGATGCTCGCCGGGTTGGGCAGCACCAAGCGCGTGCTGCTCGGCGACACGCTGCTCGAACATTTCACGCCCGATGAGATCGAAACCGTGCTCGCCCACGAGCTCGGTCATCACTACTACAACCACATCTGGAAGGCGATCGCTGCGGGCGCCGTGGCGACATTCGCCGGCTTCTTCGTCGCCTCGGTCATGCTCGGCGGACTCGTCAGGGCGCTCGAGCCGACGTTAGGCTTCAATGACGTGGCCGACGTGGCCACCTTCCCCATCCTCGCTGCGGCGCTGCTCGTCATGGCGCTGATCACCATGCCGACGACGAACGCATTCTCGCGCGCGCTCGAACGCCAAGCCGATCGGTTCGCCCTGCGGCTCACCCGCAAGCCGGAGGCATTCATCTCGGCCATGCGCCGGCTTGCCGTTCGCAACCTGGCCGACACGGAGCCGTCGCCCATCGTCGAGGCGTTGCTGCACACCCATCCGAGCATCTCGCGCCGCATCGCCGACGCGGAGCGCTTCCGCGAGGAGGCGCGCACCGCGATGTGGAACGAGGGGGTCTGAGATGGGCGCCCGGGCGGCGCTCGTCGTGGTCGGTACGCCGATCGGCAACCTCGGCGACATGGCCCCGCGCGCCATCGACGCGTTGCGGGACGCCGACCTCATCGCCTGCGAGGACACGCGCCACACGGCCAAGCTATGCGAGGCGTTTGAGATCACCACGCCGCGCATCAGCTACCACAAGTTCAACGAGGCGCGGCGGACCCAGGAGTTCCGCCGACTGTTTGCCGAAGGCAAGCGGATCGCGCTCGTGAGCGACTCGGGCATGCCGGGCATCTCGGATCCAGGCGCCGCCATTATCAGCGCGGCGATCGCCGACGGTGTGTCCGTCGAGGTGGTGCCCGGGCCGACGGCGTTCGTTACGGCGCTTGTCGTCTCGGGCTTGCCGGCCGAGCGGTTCACCTTCGTCGGTTTCCTGCCGCCCAAGACGACGGCGCGGCGCAAAGCGCTCTTCGAGCTGCGCTACGAGGCCGGCACACTGATCTTCTATGAGGCCGGCCACCGCATTGTCGAGAGCCTCGACGATATGCACCGCGTGCTCGGCGACCGGCCCGCTACGCTCTGCCGCGAACTGACCAAGCTGCACGAGGAAGCAATCCGCGCGCCGCTCGATGAGCTCGCCGAGCGGGCGCGCGCGCTGGCCTATCACGGCGAGATGGTCGTCGTCGTAGGCGGCTGCACGACGGGCGAGGACTGGTCCGGCGTGCCGCTCGAGGCGCACGTCGAGGCGCTCGCCCGCGCGCTTGACGTCCCGCGCAAGGACGCGATACGGTACGCCGCTTCCGTGCGCGGCCTCGACAGAAAGACCGTCTACAAGGCAGTGCTTCCAAAGGAAAAGGGCGGGCATGACGACGGGAATCCCTGAGATCAAGTTCGGCACGTCGGGCTGGCGGGCCATCATCAGCGACGAGTTCACCTTCGACAACGTCGCGCTCGTCGCCGAGGCGATCGCGCGCACGGTGCTCGAAAGCGGTGTGATGAACGGCATCGTCATCGGGTACGACACACGCTTCCAGGGCCATGAGTTCGCGCGCCGCGCCGCCCAGGTATGCGCCGCCGCCGGCGTGCCCGTGCACTTCGCCAACCGCGACGTGCCGACGCCGGCCGTGGCACACCAGATCCGCGCGCTGGGCTGCGCGGGCGGGATCAACGTCACGGCGAGCCACAACCCAAGCCAATACAATGGGATCAAGTTCTCGCCTGCCTACGGCGGCCCGGCGCTGCCCGAGGTCACGACGCGCGTCGAGCACTTCGTCAGGATCATCCGCGAGGAGGGCCAAGGCTCGACGCTGGCCCAGACGCCGGCGCCGATCAACGAGTTCGACCCCCGGCCCGACTACGCCGCCAAGATCGAGCGGCTCATCAACTTCGACGCGATCGAGGAGGCCGGACTGCGCTTCGCCGTCGACGCGAAATTCGGCACGTCGCGCGGCTACCTCGACACACTGCTGAGCGACCACGGCATCGAGACCTATGCGATCAACGCCTATCCCGATCCGCTGTTCGGCGGCAAAACCTCCGAACCGGGCGGCGACAACCTCGACGAGCTGCGCGACGTGGTGCTCGACCATCGATGCGCGCTCGGGCTGGCGACCGACGGGGACGGCGACCGCTTCGGCATCCTCGACGCCAATGGCGAGTACCTCGAGGCAAACATGATCATCGGGCTCGCCGCCCACCACCTCTACAAGCACCACGGCCGCACAGGCGACGTGGCGCGCACGCGGGCGACGAGCCACTTCATCGACGCCGTGTGCGCCCACCACGGCGGGCGCGGCATCCAGACGCCCGTGGGGTTCAAGTATCTCGGCAGTCTGCTTGACAGCCACACCGTGTTCCTCGCCGGCGAGGAAAGCGGCGGACTGTCCACCGACGACCACGTGCCCGAGAAGGACGGCATCTATGCCTGCCTGCTCATGGCGGAGGCCGTCGCCGTCGAGCGGAAGCCGCTTAAGGCGATCCTTGCCGACGTGTTCCGAGACATCGGCCGCCAGTACCACACCACACGCATCAACGTGCATCTCGATGCGGCGAAGATGGACCAGCTCGTCGCCGCGGT encodes:
- a CDS encoding phosphoglucomutase/phosphomannomutase family protein — its product is MTTGIPEIKFGTSGWRAIISDEFTFDNVALVAEAIARTVLESGVMNGIVIGYDTRFQGHEFARRAAQVCAAAGVPVHFANRDVPTPAVAHQIRALGCAGGINVTASHNPSQYNGIKFSPAYGGPALPEVTTRVEHFVRIIREEGQGSTLAQTPAPINEFDPRPDYAAKIERLINFDAIEEAGLRFAVDAKFGTSRGYLDTLLSDHGIETYAINAYPDPLFGGKTSEPGGDNLDELRDVVLDHRCALGLATDGDGDRFGILDANGEYLEANMIIGLAAHHLYKHHGRTGDVARTRATSHFIDAVCAHHGGRGIQTPVGFKYLGSLLDSHTVFLAGEESGGLSTDDHVPEKDGIYACLLMAEAVAVERKPLKAILADVFRDIGRQYHTTRINVHLDAAKMDQLVAAVQAGVPEALKRLDVAEVDSAEGAKYILANGNWLMFRLSGTEPVARCYIDADSPASLAALESAAREFLKQFA
- a CDS encoding M48 family metalloprotease: MPARRPRRDRDRQSRLFDDESAQADPSEDPEAARIIKEFQRREQPDVVDAEIEDEVPAAEKDPEARADEARETAQPAERADELSEEQPPGDEAEAKNDAERLAPDETPEAIGPAPEQTTEQRADAKRYHAVHHRLFLAMVGATVAALALFLFLGLSTRLQFFIADRMTANPFAESAFYGIIVTVLYYFIILIPLHYLDFRSEEHFGLTRQTPAGWFYDQFKMMGIHMVVLVAFLVLVYGLLRATPVYWWLWAAGAWTLFVVVATQLTPVLFIPIFYRKEPLHDEDLAERLRHLVERVQMSVVAVEKLGLGAKTVKANAMLAGLGSTKRVLLGDTLLEHFTPDEIETVLAHELGHHYYNHIWKAIAAGAVATFAGFFVASVMLGGLVRALEPTLGFNDVADVATFPILAAALLVMALITMPTTNAFSRALERQADRFALRLTRKPEAFISAMRRLAVRNLADTEPSPIVEALLHTHPSISRRIADAERFREEARTAMWNEGV
- the rsmI gene encoding 16S rRNA (cytidine(1402)-2'-O)-methyltransferase, with protein sequence MGARAALVVVGTPIGNLGDMAPRAIDALRDADLIACEDTRHTAKLCEAFEITTPRISYHKFNEARRTQEFRRLFAEGKRIALVSDSGMPGISDPGAAIISAAIADGVSVEVVPGPTAFVTALVVSGLPAERFTFVGFLPPKTTARRKALFELRYEAGTLIFYEAGHRIVESLDDMHRVLGDRPATLCRELTKLHEEAIRAPLDELAERARALAYHGEMVVVVGGCTTGEDWSGVPLEAHVEALARALDVPRKDAIRYAASVRGLDRKTVYKAVLPKEKGGHDDGNP
- the atpC gene encoding ATP synthase F1 subunit epsilon → MAKEAKHTNAITLRVRTPAGTVVDTTVESLAMPGTEGDFTVLHEHHDTVAQLRHDIGEYVVKGHKEYLSILGGVATVRGDEVEVLSPICELGRDLDQQRAETARQRAEERLADQQEGIDIARAEAALGRALLRLEVVKLLRRK